The Streptomyces sp. NBC_00440 genome contains a region encoding:
- a CDS encoding DUF1707 and FHA domain-containing protein has product MSSPEPPAPAHEPHAVPARLSDAERDRVLSVLKEGAVQGKLSHDTFMRRMELALAARRSDELAALTADLESGTGWSQRLLGAVGQVSAFPGRMRRAWAAERLPKLLLPMAGPYPLRIGRDPVNGLRLNHETVSRLHAELGAQAGVWVLRDLGSANGTTVNGHRVTGAVVVRDGDMVGFGRIHFRLASQ; this is encoded by the coding sequence ATGTCCTCTCCAGAGCCCCCGGCGCCCGCCCACGAGCCGCACGCGGTTCCTGCCCGGCTGTCCGACGCCGAGCGTGACCGGGTGCTCAGCGTGCTCAAGGAGGGCGCGGTCCAGGGCAAGCTCTCCCACGACACCTTCATGCGCCGGATGGAACTGGCCCTGGCGGCCCGCAGGTCGGACGAACTGGCCGCGCTCACCGCGGACCTGGAGAGCGGGACCGGCTGGTCGCAGCGGCTGCTGGGCGCGGTGGGCCAGGTGTCGGCCTTCCCCGGCCGGATGCGCAGGGCCTGGGCCGCCGAGCGGCTGCCGAAGCTGCTGCTGCCCATGGCCGGCCCGTACCCACTGCGCATCGGCCGCGACCCGGTCAACGGCCTGCGGCTGAACCACGAGACGGTGTCCCGGCTGCACGCCGAACTCGGTGCGCAGGCCGGGGTGTGGGTGCTGCGCGATCTGGGCTCGGCCAACGGGACGACGGTCAACGGACACCGGGTCACCGGCGCGGTCGTGGTCCGCGACGGCGACATGGTCGGCTTCGGACGGATCCACTTCCGGCTCGCGTCGCAGTGA